One genomic segment of Acanthochromis polyacanthus isolate Apoly-LR-REF ecotype Palm Island chromosome 9, KAUST_Apoly_ChrSc, whole genome shotgun sequence includes these proteins:
- the LOC110972154 gene encoding zinc finger protein 37-like, whose protein sequence is MDHNIWKPQLALHTADLPQEHVSKEEEVLADQHHCDLERNSSLDQGDPEPSQIKDEQEELCISFNREDLEHSQIKEEQEKHCSSVEQEDPEPLWIKEEQKEFCTSLEPEDPEPLCIKDEQEAHCSSLEQEDLEIPQIKEEQEELCIGQEGELFVVKLETDTFMVTPIYEESDHSEPEPNSDQLPSYICPLGQSPDEEGSKHVDNFPVSETHCGTVAGEKKVKCDICGKAFKDSYQMKNHYRVHTGEKPYDCEICGKSFSRSRSLLHHMRTHSGEKRYSCETCGKSFRLSSNLLCHRRTHTGEKRYSCETCGKSFRQRGHLLCHMRTHTGEKRYSCTACGKSFSQSGNLLLHMRTHTGEKPYSCETCGRSFSRSDNLTVHMRTHTGEKPYLCHTCGDRFTHTSILKSHMKKHTSEKP, encoded by the coding sequence ACCTTCCACAGGAACATGTCTctaaggaggaggaggttctTGCTGACCAGCATCACTGTGACCTGGAGAGGAACTCCAGTCTGGACCAGGGGGACCCAGAACCTTCACAAATTAAAGACgaacaggaggaactctgcatCAGCTTTAACCGAGAGGACCTAGAGCATTCGCAGAttaaagaggaacaggagaaaCATTGTTCCAGTGTAGAGCAGGAGGACCCAGAGCCTCTGTGGATTAAAGAAGAACAGAAGGAATTCTGCACCAGCCTGGAGCCGGAGGATCCAGAGCCTCTTTGTATTAAAGACGAACAGGAGGCACATTGCAGCAGTCTCGAGCAAGAGGACCTAGAGATTCCACAGATtaaagaggaacaggaggagcTTTGTATTGGTCAGGAAGGAGAGCTGTTTGTTGTGAAGCTGGAGACTGATACCTTCATGGTGACTCCTATTtatgaggaaagtgaccacagtgaaccagAACCAAACAGTGACCAGCTCCCTTCTTACATCTGTCCTTTAGGTCAGAGCCCAGATGAAGAAGGAAGCAAGCATGTAGATAATTTTCCCGTGTCAGAGACTCACTGTGGTACTGTTGCAGGCgaaaagaaagtaaaatgtgatatttgtggaaaagcttttaagGATAGTTACCAAATGAAGAATCATTATAGAGTTCATACAGGTGAGAAACCATATGATTGTGAAATATGTGGCAAAAGCTTCAGTCGAAGTCGAAGTTTGTTGCACCACATGAGAACTCATTCAGGTGAGAAGCGatattcttgtgaaacatgtgggaaaagtttcCGCCTAAGTTCTAATTTGTTGTGCCACaggagaactcacacaggtgagaagcggtattcttgtgaaacatgtgggaaaagtttcCGTCAACGAGGACATTTGCTGTgccacatgagaactcacactgGTGAGAAACGATATTCTTGTACTGCATGCGGCAAAAGTTTCAGTCAAAGTGGTAATTTGTTActccacatgagaactcacacaggagagaagccatattcttgtgaaacttGTGGGAGAAGTTTCAGTCGAAGTGATAATTTGACAGttcacatgagaactcacacaggtgagaaacctTACCTCTGTCACACCTGTGGGGACAGATTTACTCACACATCAATATTAAAAAGTCACATGAAAAAGCACACAAGTGAGAAACCTTAG